In one window of Streptomyces sp. NBC_01224 DNA:
- a CDS encoding O-methyltransferase, which yields MFTMKGSVIMTDRAIPPRVVAAERVASEAGFKKSCIPEVGRLLRLAAAAKPHGIIAESGTGSGVGTAWLHSGLGAGARLVTVERDEELARRAASVFADDKRVSVLTGDWRLLEQHAPFDVFFCDGGGKRDDPQGVVEQLAPGGLLILDDFTPSPHWPPRFGGEVDELRLFYLTHPALDATEILTTPASSVVVAARRL from the coding sequence ATGTTCACGATGAAGGGGAGCGTGATCATGACAGACCGTGCGATTCCGCCTCGCGTGGTGGCGGCAGAGCGTGTCGCCTCCGAAGCGGGATTCAAGAAGAGTTGCATCCCTGAAGTGGGCAGGTTGCTCAGGCTGGCCGCTGCTGCGAAACCCCACGGAATCATTGCGGAGAGCGGCACCGGCTCGGGAGTGGGCACCGCCTGGCTGCACAGTGGCCTTGGCGCCGGTGCACGCCTGGTCACCGTGGAGCGTGACGAGGAGCTGGCCCGTCGAGCGGCCAGTGTCTTCGCGGACGACAAGCGCGTCAGCGTTCTCACTGGGGACTGGCGACTGCTTGAACAGCATGCCCCCTTCGATGTCTTCTTCTGCGACGGCGGGGGCAAGCGTGACGACCCCCAGGGGGTCGTCGAGCAGCTTGCTCCCGGTGGCCTGCTCATCCTGGACGACTTCACCCCCTCGCCCCATTGGCCGCCTCGTTTCGGCGGCGAAGTGGATGAGCTCCGCCTCTTCTACCTCACTCATCCAGCCCTGGACGCCACTGAGATACTCACAACACCAGCCAGTTCAGTGGTTGTTGCGGCACGCCGCCTCTAG
- a CDS encoding carboxymuconolactone decarboxylase family protein, whose translation MEARLNLFASPVAAKFGKHIVSAGKVLADSTLPATTQELVKLRASQINGCGFCTDMHTKDAAHAGETSTRLNLVAAWREATVFTDAERAALELTEQGTRIADAAGGVTDEAWANAAKHYDEEQLAALACSIALINAFNRLNVIVRQPAGDYRPGQFA comes from the coding sequence ATGGAAGCTCGGTTGAATCTCTTCGCCAGCCCGGTCGCAGCCAAGTTCGGGAAGCACATCGTCTCTGCGGGCAAGGTGCTTGCGGACTCGACGCTGCCGGCCACGACGCAGGAACTGGTGAAGCTCCGCGCCAGTCAGATCAATGGCTGCGGTTTTTGCACCGACATGCACACCAAGGACGCCGCGCACGCCGGGGAGACCTCGACGCGCCTCAACCTGGTCGCGGCCTGGCGGGAGGCCACGGTGTTCACCGATGCCGAGCGCGCTGCCCTGGAGCTGACGGAGCAGGGCACCCGCATCGCCGACGCGGCCGGCGGCGTCACGGACGAGGCCTGGGCGAATGCCGCCAAGCACTATGACGAGGAGCAGCTCGCCGCTCTGGCGTGCTCCATCGCCCTCATCAACGCCTTCAACCGCCTGAACGTCATCGTCCGACAGCCCGCCGGCGACTACCGGCCCGGCCAGTTCGCATAA